The Penaeus vannamei isolate JL-2024 chromosome 13, ASM4276789v1, whole genome shotgun sequence genome window below encodes:
- the LOC113827432 gene encoding ladderlectin: MKFLLGIIASCAMLCAAQVTNPCPTGYEVFWYDSTSPVCIKFAMYAKGTWENLRAMCQAEGADLAVLKDSLHYQVVQYINSHPDLMDEAFWIGGTDEAQEGNWVWAVNNEAMDMLTPPWYPGQPNHGTAANYACLYTPDFMFHSCDNDRKIYALCQI, encoded by the exons atgaaGTTTCTCTTAGGGATTATTGCTTCATGTG CAATGCTCTGCGCTGCGCAAG TGACCAACCCTTGTCCCACGGGTTATGAGGTCTTCTGGTATGACTCAACAAGCCCCGTGTGTATTAAGTTCGCCATGTACGCCAAAGGGACCTGGGAAAACCTAAGAGCGATGTGCCAGGCAGAGGGCGCTGATCTGGCTGTGTTAAAAGACAGCCTTCATTATCAGGTTGTCCAGTATATCAATAGTcatccag ATCTCATGGACGAAGCCTTCTGGATCGGCGGTACAGATGAGGCTCAGGAGGGAAA CTGGGTCTGGGCAGTCAACAACGAGGCAATGGACATGCTCACCCCTCCTTGGTACCCAGGGCAGCCCAACCACGGCACGGCTGCGAATTATGCCTGCCTCTATACACCCGACTTCATGTTCCACAGCTGCGACAACGACAGGAAAATTTACGCTCTTTGTCAGATCTAA